A window of Hemibagrus wyckioides isolate EC202008001 linkage group LG03, SWU_Hwy_1.0, whole genome shotgun sequence contains these coding sequences:
- the zfyve26 gene encoding zinc finger FYVE domain-containing protein 26 isoform X2, with translation MHPFGREKENSVQDLFVFFTQCLWHGEWELAAACVQQLSQAEGEVPQSPADIISAIIAQPYHLAWETAGSPHRLAWFWLQVLEKHSKDKVSLSVHRELAFLLILEELGEEVPHSVLKELHQAFLESERVDSASVSPLSDSALSSIRSLLSERSPRLTHALLRFLKYASSVFLQYLLDLTQEKEGKRSEAWAEKVCSALALAPCTAAELDQLWAGLWREREGPLSEERVMGCLLRPQDHTLLLRYCATALRLSRDRLLQDAAHTQVDLPEAERLMLGLCCHGDRHAAWKAIYFECLSSGKHFLEQVLVTGLDLIKKEEFSKLEVLLGVEFQPLSRLLLLLGWNHCQSLDSAQGLLRILHQQQAKDTVLSETANVLSSQLKVLEWCAENNLEISHEALLSQLHNLDHHSALYVLHSLTPLAKYEEHRVLELLQAAGECLPGDTQSSCVQRNITMFRGFCAMKYAVYAVCVNTRFGCSYFGLAQVLQKEQTEGHSSLFQHYLSECQLYLEAVPTMFRLELLENIFSLLFLSYSDFSQPNRSGTERKQSSSNEEYSKRETHDEKTESSASVKSGQMTQICRGFLLDPGAMEGVLRLIREGLEGMCALGRALEADAELAESLGCSVTVDTFSSRLQKLSKHTSEAQWRLQIVTTNQGKASGGPTLPCPGITMTRPLRRSSSSSVSGVRKKKRSQRQRTERRLTSERQNGEISTSTSDGSSATVPVCAEYEVCVCGGPHSWLVPSMLSTPESLLISCIRRGNYVEAHQVMLMFGLENAPCSGELLFMERYHEVLSELAQVEQKIESQSLSSLSSSTESLGSVGVTGPGRNRLGSSSRTTLQSIGSAAAAGMAFYSISDVADRLLSSPSRPLACLEENYWLSHPLSDPSDPLRPLLEELSPSGMAAFDLACCQCQLWKSSRQLLETAERRLHISLESRGITLDQDVHHPEGIRGFPTVLQQISKILNRTTTSKGPPKSDSNRDEVGVIPPFGCSAQEVLLCTHLSLTEEAIAAWLTLVQRLEVTLQTLTSAIDMAGESQTASSVLASLSEQAGLKQSELDLHPVRSAMKQLLRSLGQLCPFELDGVTSRPDYMRSFLDYINMLASVLVRSLGSEDQSAVVKLGNPLLVLLQSPHQLLSYLLFDRQVTPDRLLSLLHQEGLHVNIQQVIVQRCCDPLPLCFPPFMKGAGADGGAFCPSSIASLLHQQAQERTLPFEPPTISEPSSESEASVETSVSPNLSTSPPSPSSTLSSSSSSSASSSVSSFLLTPSALSFLKSRSPLVAVLALLGASRVEMARVASSAWSGLPSYFRSAARKEAPLDLDQISKEAEALLASFPILKAFLLDMATPLLGSSPDSEDGVGAALSRKSGTVSVLFSGSQDGASGQTSVAEAFQQALSARDLNRALSLLELYAQNCSQKEALRDRLLACTTLEVECGKEQLFRVKDWELRARVVLQGLERWPLYCCLELLQFCLSDSSPDHTLTPQLWQKKQELDMYNTMLSLQPPLEWQTWQGLKEESSRNPESMFSLLLQTREFDLCAQWVQLYPVSEQSKLQLQTEHLLHLLENGQTETAFQHLESLSDSLEVSERALDQRPGLAACHFLSDYLTLHFQSRMTSARRRHIHALHLGSKVLLTLPEASRQAYFQLLADPLLMLEQLLMNLKVDWLSVAISTLRNLLPAQEAGITNLDIDTLLAEYAKKALDFPYAPREWTRSDSVISLQDALLQCPVQESAPPSSPSRTPPPSSGSTPMHTPSSSAPDQDRGSGGKKPRPSSVFTPPEKTPERKDWIPDHQRHICMVCQRERFTMFNRRHHCRRCGRLVCHACSSRKMVVEGSEEPVRVCDQCYNFFHTASDDELEQAEAGSPGSAEGTLDGVLCLPEIPQRQYRLSPNAEENQQIHSEFYYEQAPSASLCVSILTLHSDHAVCGQQLINHCCSISRKLTNPEVDARLLTDVMRQLMFSAKLMFVRAGRSHDLALCDSYISKVDVLKILVSANYKYIPSLDDILETSAVTRLRNQLLEAEYYQLAVEVSTKSGLDPSGVWHAWGMALLKAGCLSAAREKFARCLKAPVDKNQLNLGSRLLQEIIQHLESTIRLTPSTTIDDDILASLTELEEALRDPAPVDRTESRGQRCGHHQECVYYLMAYGTHLSVISFYQRHDCLKDALAYLLSKECPEEVFLEGILQPCLERGRLGVLQGLLETQDATLESWGRYLMTACQMLQRKGYYHTLYQLQQFMMDHVRAAMTCIRFFTHGAHSYVQLGEQQRWLVRAKEHLRAFLQEQQNRRKTFSSSSISSSFRKKMSSSDVSRHMNTIVLQLDVTRFLHRCESSSSSSRVATGPTPTGNSAPPTLFGGSSMKVDVACRVMLGGKNIEEGFGIAYRVIQDFQLDALAVYMRVGQRLVCLREYQAVRQLLKCVSESGTATKHDCDTIVLNCVSASDKNPADAKELEALILESKSTENKIKAYLMCSKLRAAYLLAVKLDPVKACLLVQDVLQAAEVSSDAVMQDICRQWLSEHQKPGSRQRHNNR, from the exons ATGCATCCGTTTGGCCGTGAGAAGGAGAACTCCGTGCAGGACCTGTTTGTCTTTTTCACTCAGTGTTTATGGCATGGCGAGTGGGAACTGGCCGCCGCTTGTGTCCAACAGCTCAGTCAAGCTGAAGGAGAAGTACCTCAGAGTCCTGCTGACATCATCAGCGCAATTATCGCACAACCGTATCACCTTGC GTGGGAGACAGCAGGAAGTCCTCACAGACTCGCTTGGTTCTGGCTGCAGGTGCTGGAGAAACACTCGAAAGACAAG GTGTCTCTCTCAGTCCACAGAGAACTGGCCTTCTTGCTGATTTTAGAGGAGCTCGGAGAGGAAGTGCCTCATTCTGTACTAAAG GAGCTGCATCAAGCCTTCCTGGAGTCCGAGCGTGTCGACTCAGCCTCCGTTTCTCCTCTGAGTGACTCCGCTCTCTCATCCATCCGCTCCCTCCTCTCTGAGCGCAGCCCACGTCTGACCCATGCCTTGCTCCGCTTCCTAAAATACGCATCCAGCGTCTTTCTCCAGTATCTTCTGGACCTCACACAGGAGAAGGAGGGAAAGCGGAGTGAGGCATGGGCAGAGAAGGTGTGCAGTGCTTTGGCTCTGGCTCCATGTACAGCGGCAGAGCTGGATCAGCTGTGGGCGGGGCTttggagggagagggaggggccTCTGAGTGAGGAGAGGGTAATGGGATGCCTGCTACGACCTCAGgatcacacactgctgctgcgcTATTGTGCCACAGCTCTGCGCCTCAGCAGGGACAGGCTGCTCCAagatgcagcacacacacagg TGGACTTACCTGAAGCAGAGAGGCTCATGCTTGGTCTGTGTTGTCATGGTGATCGTCATGCAGCTTGGAAAGCCATCTACTTTGAGTGTTTGAGCAGTGGAAAGCACTTTCTGGAGCAGGTTCTG GTCACAGGGCTTGACCTCATAAAGAAGGAAGAGTTTTCTAAACTGGAGGTGTTGCTTGGGGTGGAGTTTCAGCCGCTGTCCCGCCTCCTTCTTTTGCTTGGATGGAATCACTGCCAGAGCCTTGACTCGGCCCAGGGGCTCCTCAGGATTCTGCACCAACAACAG gccaaAGACACTGTCCTAAGCGAGACTGCCAATGTCCTCTCCTCTCAGTTAAAGGTGTTGGAGTGGTGTGCTGAAAACAACCT GGAGATCTCCCATGAGGCTTTGCTGTCTCAGCTGCACAATCTGGATCATCACTCTGCTCTCTATGTGCTGCACTCACTGACTCCTCTGGCCAAGTATGAAGAGCACAGAGTGCTGGAGCTGCTGCAGGCCGCAG GAGAGTGTTTGCCTGGAGACACTCAGAGCAGCTGTGTCCAGCGCAACATCACCATGTTCAGGGGCTTCTGTGCCATGAAATACGCCGTCTATGCCGTGTGTGTGAACACGCGGTTCGGCTGCTCGTATTTCGGTTTGGCGCAGGTACTACAGAAGGAACAGACTGAAG GTCACTCGTCCCTGTTTCAGCACTACCTCTCAGAGTGTCAGCTCTACTTGGAAGCAGTTCCTACCATGTTTCGTTTGGAGCTCCTGGAGAACATCTTCTCGCTGCTTTTCCTGTCCTACTCGGACTTTTCGCAGCCAAATCGCTCCGGCACAGAGAGGAAACAGAGCAGCAGCAATGAAGAGTACAGTAAAAGAGAAACGCATGACGAGAAAACCGAGTCTTCTGCGAGTGTAAAGTCTGGTCAGATGACGCAGATCTGCCGCGGCTTCCTGCTGGACCCAGGTGCGATGGAAGGAGTCCTCCGGCTCATCAGAGAGGGACTGGAAGGTATGTGTGCGCTCGGGAGGGCTCTGGAGGCCGATGCGGAGCTGGCTGAGAGTCTGGGGTGCTCGGTTACGGTGGACACGTTCAGCTCTCGGTTACAGAAGCTTTCCAAACACACGTCCGAGGCTCAGTGGCGGCTGCAGATCGTCACCACCAATCAGGGGAAGGCAAGCG gtggtccgACTCTGCCCTGCCCAGGCATTACGATGACTCGCCCTCTGAGgcgtagcagcagcagcagtgtttcTGGTGTCAGGAAGAAGAAACGATCCCAGCGCCAGCGCACTGAACGACGCCTGACCTCAGAACGACAGAACGGAGAGATCAGCACCAGTACTTCAG ACGGCAGTAGTGCCACCGTACCAGTGTGTGCAgagtatgaagtgtgtgtgtgtggaggaccTCACAGCTGGCTTGTTCCCTCCATGCTCTCCACGCCCGAGTCTCTCCTGATCTCCTGCATACGCAGAGGAAACTACGTGGAGGCTCATCAG gtgATGCTGATGTTCGGGCTGGAGAACGCACCATGCTCTGGGGAGCTTCTCTTCATGGAGCGGTACCATGAGGTTCTGTCTGAACTCGCTCAGGTTGAGCAGAAGATCGAGAGCCAGTCTCTTTCTTCGTTATCCTCCTCCACAGAGAGTCTGGGTTCAGTCGGAGTGACGGGACCGGGACGGAACCGCCtgggcagcagcagcagaaccaCTCTGCAGAGCATCGGgagtgcagcagcagcag GCATGGCGTTCTATTCCATTTCCGACGTGGCCGATCGCCTCCTGAGCTCTCCGTCTCGCCCTCTGGCCTGTCTGGAGGAGAACTATTGGctttctcaccctctctcagaTCCCTCAGACCCCCTGCGGCCCCTGCTGGAGGAGCTGAGTCCGTCTGGCATGGCCGCTTTTGACCTGGCCTGCTGCCAGTGCCAGCTGTGGAAGAGCTCACGGCAGCTTCTGGAGACGGCAGAGCGGAGACTGCACATCTCGCTGGAGagtcgag GCATCACACTGGACCAAGATGTTCATCATCCCGAAGGTATTCGAGGTTTTCctactgtactgcagcagatcAGTAAAATACTCAACAGAACAACGACCAGCAAAGGGCCACCTAAATCAG ATTCAAACCGAGACGAGGTTGGAGTCATTCCTCCGTTCGGCTGCAGTGCTCAGGAAGTTCTCCTCTGTACTCACTTGTCTCTCACGGAGGAGGCCATCGCAGCCTGGCTCACGCTCGTCCAGCGCCTCGAGGTCACGCTGCAGACTCTGACCTCTGCCATCGACATGGCCG GGGAGAGTCAGACGGCCAGCTCTGTCCTGGCGTCTCTGTCTGAGCAGGCGGGCCTGAAGCAGTCCGAGCTCGACTTGCACCCGGTGCGCTCTGCTATGAAACAGCTGCTGCGCTCACTGGGCCAGCTGTGTCCTTTCGAGCTGGATGGTGTCACATCGAGGCCAGATTACATGCGCAGCTTCCTGGATTATATCAACATGCTGGCGTCTGTCCTGGTGCGCAGCCTGGGCTCCGAAG atCAGAGTGCGGTCGTGAAATTGGGGAATCCTCTGCTTGTGCTGCTGCAGTCGCCTCACCAGCTCCTCTCGTACCTGCTCTTTGACAGACAGGTCACACCTGACAG gttaCTGTCTCTGCTGCATCAGGAGGGTCTGCATGTAAACATCCAGCAGGTCATAGTGCAGCGCTGCTGTGATCCGCTCCCTCTCTGCTTCCCTCCATTCATGAAGGGTGCAGGAGCTGACGGAGGAGCTTTCTGTCCATCCAGCATCGCTTCTCTCCTCCATCAGCAAGCTCAGGAGCGAACTCTTCCCTTCGAACCGCCCACGATCTCTGAACCAAGCTCGGAATCTGAGGCATCGGTTGAGACCAGCGTCTCTCCGAATCTCTCCACCTCGCCTCCTTCTCCGTCTTCGACtttatcctcatcctcatcttcatcagcaTCATCCTCTGTGTCTTCTTTCCTCCTCACACCCTCTGCACTGTCGTTCCTGAAATCCCGCTCTCCGCTCGTCGCCGTCCTGGCATTGCTTGGTGCAAGTCGGGTGGAGATGGCCCGTGTGGCCTCCTCTGCATGGTCCGGACTACCTTCGTATTTTCGAAGCGCTGCACGTAAAGAAGCTCCGCTAGACTTGGACCAGATCTCCAAAGAGGCCGAAGCTTTGCTCGCGTCGTTTCCTATACTCAAGGCCTTCCTGTTGGACATGGCGACGCCCTTGCTGGGGTCGTCTCCGGACTCCGAGGATGGCGTTGGGGCAGCTCTGAGCAGGAAGTCGGGCACAGTGTCCGTGCTGTTCTCCGGGTCTCAGGATGGAGCATCAGGTCAGACGTCGGTGGCTGAAGCTTTCCAGCAGGCTTTAAGTGCCAGAGACCTGAACCGAGCTCTGAGTCTGCTGGAGCTTTATGCCCAAAACTGCAGCCAGAAGGAAGCGCTACGGGACAGACTGCTGGCCTGTACCACCCTGGAGG tagaGTGTGGTAAAGAGCAGCTATTCCGGGTGAAGGACTGGGAGCTGCGAGCCCGTGTGGTGTTGCAGGGTTTGGAGCGATGGCCTCTTTACTGCTGCCTGGAGCTGCTGCAGTTCTGCCTCAGTGACTCCAGCccagatcacacactcacaccacagctgTGGCAGAAAAAACAGGAACTCGACATGTAcaacacg atgctGAGCCTCCAGCCTCCACTGGAATGGCAGACATGGCAGGGGTTGAAGGAGGAGTCGAGCAGGAACCCCGAGTCCATGTTCTCCCTTTTGCTGCAGACACGG GAGTTTGATTTGTGCGCTCAGTGGGTGCAGCTGTATCCCGTATCAGAGCAATCTAAACTGCAACTCCAGACTGAACACCTGCTCCATCTGCTGGAGAACGGCCAAACCGAGACAGCCTTCCAG CACCTCGAGAGCCTCTCTGATTCACTGGAGGTTAGCGAGCGTGCACTAGATCAGAGGCCTGGATTGGCCGCCTGCCACTTCCTGTCCGATTACCTCACGCTGCACTTTCAGAGCCGTATGACGTCAGCACGTAGACGCCACATACATGCCCTGCACCTAGGctctaag GTGCTGCTGACTCTTCCGGAAGCTTCTCGGCAGGCTTACTTCCAGCTGCTGGCGGACCCTTTGCTCATGCTGGAGCAGCTGTTGATGAACCTGAAGGTGGACTGGCTGTCAGTCGCCATCTCGACCCTCCGGAACCTTTTACCCGCTCAGGAAGCAGGAATCACCAACCTGGACATCGACACGCTGCTGGCTGAATACGCAAAGAAAGCCCTGGACTTCCCTTATGCCCCCCGAGAGTGGACACGCAGCG actCGGTGATCAGCTTGCAGGACGCACTGCTGCAGTGTCCAGTTCAGGAAAGTGCACCACCGTCTTCTCCCAGCCGGACACCACCTCCCTCATCAG GCAGCACTCCCATGCATACTCCATCTAGCTCCGCCCCTGACCAAGATAGAGGCTCGGGTGGGAAGAAGCCCCGCCCCTCATCCGTGTTCACCCCTCCAGAGAAAACGCCGGAGCGTAAAGACTGGATTCCTGACCACCAGAGGCACATCTGCATGGTctgccagagagagagattcaccATG TTTAACCGGCGGCATCACTGCAGACGCTGTGGCCGCTTGGTGTGTCATGCCTGCTCCAGCAGGAAGATGGTGGTGGAGGGGAGTGAGGAgccagtgagagtgtgtgaccAGTGCTACAACTTCTTCCACACAgc ttcgGATGATGAGCTGGAGCAGGCAGAAG CAGGCAGTCCAGGCTCGGCTGAGGGAACGTTAGACGGTGTCCTCTGTCTCCCTGAGATTCCTCAGAGGCAGTACAGACTCAGTCCCAATGCCGAAGAGAACCAGCAAATACACAGCGAATTCTACTACGAACAG gcaccCAGTgcatccctgtgtgtgtccatcctCACCCTTCACAGTGACCACGCCGTCTGCGGTCAGCAGCTGATTAATCATTGCTGCTCGATCTCACGCAAGCTGACCAATCCTGAGGTGGATGCTCGTCTCCTGACTGACGTCATGCGGCAGCTCATGTTCAGTGCTAAGCTGATGTTTGTTAGAGCTGGACGCAGCCACGACCTGGCTCTGTGTGATAG TTACATCAGTAAGGTGGATGTGCTGAAGATCCTGGTCAGTGCTAACTATAAGTACATCCCGTCTCTGGATGACATTTTGGAAACGTCAGCAGTGACACGTCTGAGGAACCAGCTGCTCGAGGCTGAGTATTATCAGCTGGCTGTAGAG GTGTCCACTAAAAGTGGTCTGGACCCGAGCGGAGTGTGGCATGCATGGGGCATGGCGCTCCTGAAAGCTGGATGTCTGAGTGCAGCCCGGGAGAAGTTCGCTCGCTGCCTGAAAGCTCCAGTGGACAAAAACCAGCTGAACCTGGGGTCACGATTGCTGCAGGAGATCATCCAGCACCTGGAGTCTACCATCCGACTCACGCCGAGCACG acaaTCGATGATGACATCCTGGCGTCTTTGACTGAGCTGGAGGAGGCTCTGCGCGATCCGGCACCAGTGGACCGGACAGAGAGCCGGGGGCAGCGCTGTGGACACcatcaggagtgtgtgtactACCTGATGGCCTACGGCACACACCTGAGCGTCATCTCTTTCTACCAGCGTCACGATTGCCTGAAGGACGCACTTGCATATCTCCTCAGCAAG GAGTGTCCAGAAGAGGTGTTTCTAGAGGGCATACTCCAGCCGTGTTTGGAACGAGGCCGACTGGGCGTCCTGCAGGGGCTCCTGGAGACTCAGGATGCTACGTTGGAGAGCTGGGGGCGGTACCTGATGACAGCGTGCCAAATGCTCCAGCGCAAGGGTTATTACCACACCCTGTACCAGCTACAGCAGTTCATGATG GACCACGTGCGAGCGGCTATGACGTGTATCCGCTTCTTCACACACGGTGCTCACTCCTATGTGCAGCTAGGCGAGCAGCAGCGCTGGCTGGTCCGTGCCAAAGAGCACCTGAGGGCCTTCCTACAGGAGCAACAGAACCGCCGCAAaaccttctcatcttcatcgATATCTTCCtctttcaggaaaaaaatgagCTCCAGTGACGTCTCCAG ACACATGAACACCATTGTGCTGCAGCTGGATGTGACACGTTTTCTACATCGGTGTGAaagctcctcttcctcctctagAGTCGCCACAGGCCCCACCCCTACTGGCAACAGTGCTCCGCCCACTCTTTTTGGAGGAAGTTCCATGAAGGTGGATGTGGCCTGCAGG GTGATGCTGGGGGGCAAAAACATTGAGGAAGGGTTCGGCATCGCTTATCGAGTCATACAG gatttTCAGTTAGATGCTCTGGCCGTCTACATGCGTGTTGGTCAGCGGTTGGTGTGTCTGCGCGAGTACCAGGCTGTTCGGCAGctgctgaagtgtgtgagcgagtCAGGCACCGCCACCAAACACGACTGTGACACCATTGTGCTGAACTGCGTCTCAGCCTCGGACAAAAACCCTGCTGAC GCCAAAGAGTTGGAGGCTCTGATTTTAGAGTCCAAATCCACAGAGAATAAA atAAAAGCGTACCTGATGTGCAGTAAACTGAGGGCGGCGTATCTCCTGGCGGTGAAGCTGGACCCTGTGAAGGCGTGTTTGCTCGTGCAGGATGTTCTCCAGGCCGCCGAGGTCTCCAGCGACGCTGTCATGCAAGACATCTGCCGTCAATGGCTCTCAGAACACCAGAAGCCGGGGTCACGGCAACGCCACAACAACAGGTAG